GTGCGATTGAATCCATTAGGCGTCAAATGTCTTCTTGATTTAATCTGATAGACCTGACGGAGGGAGGCTGGCACTAGGGGCACTTTGTCTTATGAGGGTAATTTTTTTGATGCCGGTAGTATCTCATATTCATCTATGCATATAGTACACACAATAGCTACATTGGGTAAATCTGCTGGCGGGCCTTCATACATGGTCGCACAGATGTGCAATTATCTAGCGAGTCTAGGGCACCGTGTTACGATACTGACAAACGATGCAGAGCGAGGCGTAGATGACATGTGTGACCTTGATGGCAGGGTTGTCAGGATAAATGCACGAGGTAGTCAAATTGACGTGGCATTGGCGAAACTCGTATTGGAGCAACATGTAGACATTTTGCATACGCATGGTTTATGGCTTCCTGTAAATCGAGCCACAACTAGAGCGGCTAGGCGTGTACGCTGTAATCTTATTTGGTCGCTACATGGTATGCTCAGACCGTGGGCAATGAATCATAAATGCTGGAAAAAAAAATTAGCATGGTGGCTTTTCCAGCGTAGACATCTCACATCGGCATCAATGATACACACAACATCTGAGGATGAAGCGGAAGAATTTAGAAAATTACATCTGCAGGTTCCACAAACAACAATTCCGATAGGCATAGGGTTGCCGTCTTTGAGAGACTACGAAATCAAAGAGTGTGATAAGAACTATATTTTGTTTCTTGGCCGTCTGCACCCTGTAAAAGGGTTGATGAACCTTGTGGAAGCGATTAGCGAGTTAAGACCGGAAGGGTGGCACTGCTTGATAGCAGGTCCGGATGAGGGAGGGTATCGGGCTGTCCTTGAGGCTAGGATCAGGGATTTGGGTTTGGGTGAGTGGTTCAGCTTCCTTGGGAGGGTCTCAGGGATAAATAAGGAGAAGCTTATCCTCAAAAGTACATTCGTTATTCTTCCTAGCTTTACAGAAAATTTCGGCGTCGTCGTGCCAGAGGCTCTTTCCTATCACAGGCCTGTGTTAGCAACTAGAGCAACCCCTTGGTCTACCCTGCCAAAGCTAGGTTGTGGGTGGTCGATTGATGTCGGAGCGAAGCCACTGGCTATGCAACTGAAAGCCATTTTTGAAATGGATCGTGAAACATTCGAGACTATGGGGAAGAAAGGGCGGCTTTATGTTGAAACGGCGTTTTGCTGGAAAGCAATAGCGAAACGATTTGCAGAAATTTATCAAATAGAATTAGCCAATAAATGACTTTAAATAGACCTATAGCCAGTAAACTCAACGTTACTAGGCGTAAGCCCGGAGAGCGCCATAACAAGGCTGGATTTACCCTTGCAGACTTAGCAAGAAACTGCCTTCTGATTTTAGGATTGATGATGCTAAACCGTTTGGGGTCGGCAGGGACCATTGTTTTTTTAGTAGTCCTAATGATATGGATGAGCAAAGGGCCATTAGCCGTGTTGCAGGTATTAAGCATATTTTTTCTAGCTATGATAGCCAATAAGGCTTTTGTTCCTAATAACAGTGTATTAACGCAAGGCAGATTTTTGTTATTAGTTGTCGCAATCTGGCAAGTATTTGTAGCGATGCAGAACCGAGGTTACGCTATGTTTACCCGCAAGCATGTTGTCGCGCTAGTTTGGTTTTGCCTAGCATGCGCCGTATTAACTACTATCAGTCGTTACTATGTCGTAATCTCGCTGTTGAAAATTATTTCATTCTTGCTTTTCACCACTGTCTTGCTGATTCTGGCAGATATATTGAAAAATCGTAAAGGAGAGGTGACTTTGTGGTTCTTTTCTATCATTGCGACGAGTGTCTTTTTGGGTATAGTTTCCATGGGAACAGGAGTGAGCATGAATATGGATAGGCTGGCAAAGACGAAGTCTGCAGAGAGCTTTTTTAACGGGCCATTTGATCACTCACAGACTTTGGGCACAACGGCCGCATTGATGATTGTGTATCTTCTAGGGCTTACGCTATTTACACGCCATGCGATACGATGGCTAAGCATCCCGTTGATTCTGGTTTTGGGTTATTTTATGTATCTGGCTACTTCTAGGACATCCCTTCTTGCGTTGGGGATTGGGATTCTTGTTATGCTGCTCATGGTTATGAGATATCGCCCATCTGGCGGGATTAAGCTAAAACTGAACTTTTCAAAATCTCAGATAATCACCACGAGCGTGGTTATTTGTTGTCTGGTATTTGTAATGGATTTTACGTCAGGTGGAGGGGTTTCCGCGACGGCTATGGAGTTCCTTGTGAAGTATGACCCCAACGTGTCTGGGAAACATGATACAATTACTAAGGAGTTATTTAAATCCCGTGAAGGGCAGATAGAAATGATGATGTTGAATATCAGAAAACAGCCGATAGTGGGACTGGGCTTTGGCACTTCAACGAGTGAGGAATTTATTTCAGAAGCTACGTTACTTAGTGCTCCGACGGAAAAAGGTTTCCTATTCCTTGCAATTGTCGAGGAAACAGGAATTATAGGAACTATTTTTTTCGCAGTGTTCTTGATTTCCATAGTACGCTTCTACCATGCGCGCAAAAATCTTATTGCCCTTGGAATGTTTGCAACATTTCTCGGCGTAAATATGGGGGAGATGTTGTTTTTCTCATTCGGTGGTCAGGGTGGGTTCCTATGGGTGTTTATCGTAGGATCAATTCTCATGGGCAAGGAGTGCACCTTTCTTCGACGGGCTTCAGAAAAACCAAATGTAAGGAGAAGCAAAACCCTTGTAAGAGTGTGATATGCTCAAATTGGATATTCATGCAAACAGGCAAGAGCAAAAGTACTCTTCTCGAGTGCTATTGTTGCGAGTATGCTGGTCATTAGGGAGATGCATATTTAGGCTAACTCCACGACCTTGTTTCGGGATCCGGCGTATGATCCTTCGAGTATTTGGTGCGAAAGTGGGTAAGAACACACACATCTATCCTTCTGTTTACATTTACTTTCCGTGGAATTTTGAGATTGGAGATGATTCTGCTGTCGGGGAGTGGGCATTCATATATAGCTT
The sequence above is drawn from the Akkermansiaceae bacterium genome and encodes:
- a CDS encoding glycosyltransferase yields the protein MHIVHTIATLGKSAGGPSYMVAQMCNYLASLGHRVTILTNDAERGVDDMCDLDGRVVRINARGSQIDVALAKLVLEQHVDILHTHGLWLPVNRATTRAARRVRCNLIWSLHGMLRPWAMNHKCWKKKLAWWLFQRRHLTSASMIHTTSEDEAEEFRKLHLQVPQTTIPIGIGLPSLRDYEIKECDKNYILFLGRLHPVKGLMNLVEAISELRPEGWHCLIAGPDEGGYRAVLEARIRDLGLGEWFSFLGRVSGINKEKLILKSTFVILPSFTENFGVVVPEALSYHRPVLATRATPWSTLPKLGCGWSIDVGAKPLAMQLKAIFEMDRETFETMGKKGRLYVETAFCWKAIAKRFAEIYQIELANK
- a CDS encoding O-antigen ligase family protein — encoded protein: MTLNRPIASKLNVTRRKPGERHNKAGFTLADLARNCLLILGLMMLNRLGSAGTIVFLVVLMIWMSKGPLAVLQVLSIFFLAMIANKAFVPNNSVLTQGRFLLLVVAIWQVFVAMQNRGYAMFTRKHVVALVWFCLACAVLTTISRYYVVISLLKIISFLLFTTVLLILADILKNRKGEVTLWFFSIIATSVFLGIVSMGTGVSMNMDRLAKTKSAESFFNGPFDHSQTLGTTAALMIVYLLGLTLFTRHAIRWLSIPLILVLGYFMYLATSRTSLLALGIGILVMLLMVMRYRPSGGIKLKLNFSKSQIITTSVVICCLVFVMDFTSGGGVSATAMEFLVKYDPNVSGKHDTITKELFKSREGQIEMMMLNIRKQPIVGLGFGTSTSEEFISEATLLSAPTEKGFLFLAIVEETGIIGTIFFAVFLISIVRFYHARKNLIALGMFATFLGVNMGEMLFFSFGGQGGFLWVFIVGSILMGKECTFLRRASEKPNVRRSKTLVRV